The proteins below come from a single Comamonas antarctica genomic window:
- a CDS encoding hydroxymethylglutaryl-CoA lyase: MPYPSRVKLVDVGPRDGLQNEKQTVPAAVKIELVHRLQAAGLREIEVTSFVSPKWVPQMGDNAEVMAGIERQPGVRYSVLTPNLRGFESALASRPDEIVVFGAASEAFSQRNINCSIAESIERFAPVVEAARAAGIYVRGAMSCTVGCPYEGEIAPERVAYLAGLMKGIGVQHVGVADTIGVGTPLKVQRALEATLAHFALDDVSGHFHDTYGQALANTLASLEMGVWQYDTSVAGLGGCPYAKGATGNVATEDVVYMLHGMGIDTGIDLDALIDAGQYISDFLGRPTQSRVAKALLAKREASVCDAV; encoded by the coding sequence ATGCCCTATCCCTCCCGCGTCAAACTGGTGGATGTCGGCCCGCGCGACGGGCTGCAGAATGAAAAACAGACGGTGCCCGCGGCCGTGAAGATCGAACTGGTGCACCGGCTGCAGGCCGCGGGCCTGCGCGAGATCGAGGTGACGAGCTTCGTCAGCCCGAAATGGGTGCCGCAGATGGGCGACAACGCCGAAGTCATGGCCGGCATCGAGCGCCAGCCCGGCGTGCGCTATTCGGTGCTGACCCCCAACCTGCGCGGCTTCGAGTCCGCGCTGGCCAGCCGCCCCGACGAGATCGTGGTGTTCGGCGCGGCCAGCGAGGCCTTCAGCCAGCGCAACATCAACTGCTCCATTGCCGAGAGCATCGAGCGCTTCGCCCCCGTGGTCGAGGCCGCGCGCGCGGCCGGCATCTACGTGCGCGGCGCGATGTCCTGTACCGTGGGCTGCCCCTATGAAGGCGAGATCGCGCCCGAGCGCGTCGCTTACCTCGCGGGGCTGATGAAGGGCATTGGCGTGCAGCATGTGGGCGTGGCCGACACGATTGGCGTGGGCACGCCGCTCAAGGTGCAGCGCGCGCTCGAGGCCACGCTCGCGCATTTCGCGCTGGACGATGTTTCGGGCCATTTCCACGACACCTACGGCCAGGCATTGGCCAACACGCTGGCCTCGCTCGAGATGGGCGTGTGGCAGTACGACACCTCGGTGGCCGGCCTGGGCGGCTGCCCCTACGCCAAGGGTGCGACCGGCAATGTCGCCACCGAAGACGTGGTCTACATGCTGCACGGCATGGGCATCGACACCGGCATCGACCTCGATGCGCTGATCGACGCGGGCCAGTACATCAGCGATTTCCTGGGCCGCCCGACGCAGTCGCGCGTGGCCAAGGCCTTGCTGGCGAAACGGGAGGCGAGTGTCTGTGACGCTGTCTGA
- a CDS encoding enoyl-CoA hydratase/isomerase family protein, translating to MSTLHITYDAGVARITLARPEIRNAFSDVAIADITQAFLTVGARADVLAVVLAAEGPAFCAGADLNWMRRMADYTRDENRDDAGKLAEMLRVIYECPKPTLARVQGDVYAGGMGLVAACDMAVAADTAGFCLSEVKIGLIPATISPYVIRAMGARAAHRYFLTGERFDAAEAHRIGFVHEVAGAGALDEKVDAMLKPLLSAGPAAVRACKQLVIDVAEREIEPGLIAATVEGIATIRASAEGKEGVQAFLSKRKPSWLA from the coding sequence ATGTCTACGCTTCACATCACCTATGACGCCGGCGTGGCGCGCATCACGCTGGCGCGCCCCGAGATCCGCAACGCCTTCAGCGATGTCGCGATTGCCGATATCACCCAGGCCTTCCTGACGGTGGGCGCGCGCGCCGATGTGCTGGCCGTGGTGCTCGCGGCCGAAGGCCCGGCGTTCTGCGCCGGCGCCGACCTGAACTGGATGCGCCGCATGGCCGACTACACGCGCGACGAGAACCGCGACGACGCCGGCAAGCTCGCCGAGATGCTGCGCGTGATCTACGAATGCCCCAAGCCGACGCTGGCACGCGTGCAGGGCGATGTCTACGCCGGCGGCATGGGGCTGGTGGCGGCCTGCGACATGGCGGTGGCGGCCGACACCGCGGGCTTTTGCCTCAGCGAAGTCAAGATCGGCCTGATCCCCGCGACCATCAGTCCGTATGTGATCCGCGCGATGGGCGCGCGCGCCGCGCACCGCTACTTCCTCACCGGCGAGCGCTTCGACGCGGCCGAGGCGCATCGCATCGGCTTCGTGCATGAGGTCGCCGGCGCGGGCGCGCTGGATGAAAAGGTCGACGCCATGCTCAAGCCGCTGCTGAGTGCCGGCCCGGCCGCGGTGCGCGCCTGCAAGCAGCTGGTGATCGACGTGGCCGAACGCGAGATCGAGCCCGGGCTGATTGCCGCCACCGTGGAGGGCATCGCCACCATCCGCGCCAGCGCCGAGGGCAAGGAAGGCGTGCAGGCCTTTCTCTCCAAGCGCAAGCCTTCCTGGCTCGCATGA
- a CDS encoding MFS transporter, giving the protein MAINASPGAGVKGAAPRPMTSEERKVIFASSLGTVFEWYDFYLYGSLAAIIAKQFFSGLDEGSAFIFALLAFAAGFIVRPFGALVFGRLGDMIGRKYTFLVTILIMGLSTFIVGILPTYASIGVAAPVILIILRMLQGLALGGEYGGAATYVAEHAPHGRRGAYTSWIQTTATLGLFLSLLVILGVRTSVGEAAFVDWGWRIPFLVSILLLGISVWIRMTLSESPAFQKMKAEGKTSKAPLAESFGQWKNLKIVLLALFGLTAGQAVVWYTGQFYSLFFLTQQLKVDAVTANLMIAAALLIATPFFVVFGTLSDRIGRKPIIMLGCVLAVLTYFPVFKALTAAANPDLAAAQERNKVVIVADPAECSFQFNPTGTAKFTSSCDVAKQVLASASVSYDAVDAPAGTPAVIKIGTTEIPSFSAKGLTAEEAKAKDVAFKKSVADVLKADGYPAKADPAKMNKVMMVVILTYLVLLVTMVYGPIAAMLVELFPTRIRYTSMSLPYHIGNGWFGGLLPTMSFAIVAQTGNMYSGLWYPIIIAGMTAIVGTLFVRETKDIDIYAGD; this is encoded by the coding sequence ATGGCCATCAACGCTTCACCCGGCGCGGGTGTCAAGGGCGCGGCACCGCGCCCGATGACATCCGAAGAGCGCAAAGTGATCTTTGCATCATCCCTCGGCACGGTTTTCGAGTGGTATGACTTCTACCTTTACGGTTCGTTGGCGGCCATCATTGCCAAGCAGTTCTTCAGCGGCCTCGACGAAGGTTCGGCCTTCATCTTCGCGCTGCTGGCGTTTGCCGCGGGCTTCATCGTGCGTCCGTTCGGCGCGCTGGTGTTCGGCCGGCTCGGCGACATGATCGGACGCAAGTACACCTTCCTGGTGACGATCCTGATCATGGGCCTGTCGACCTTCATCGTCGGTATCCTGCCGACCTATGCGTCGATTGGCGTGGCCGCGCCCGTGATCCTGATCATCCTGCGCATGCTGCAGGGCCTGGCACTGGGCGGCGAGTACGGCGGCGCTGCCACCTATGTCGCCGAGCACGCGCCGCATGGCCGCCGCGGCGCCTACACCTCGTGGATCCAGACCACGGCGACGCTGGGCCTGTTCCTGTCGCTGCTGGTGATCCTGGGCGTGCGCACCTCGGTGGGCGAGGCCGCCTTCGTCGACTGGGGCTGGCGCATTCCCTTCCTGGTGTCGATCCTGCTGCTGGGCATTTCGGTCTGGATCCGCATGACGCTGTCCGAATCGCCGGCGTTCCAGAAGATGAAGGCCGAGGGCAAGACCTCCAAGGCGCCGCTGGCCGAGTCGTTTGGCCAGTGGAAGAACCTGAAGATCGTGCTGCTGGCGCTGTTCGGCCTCACCGCCGGCCAGGCCGTGGTCTGGTACACGGGCCAGTTCTATTCGCTGTTCTTCCTGACGCAGCAACTCAAGGTCGACGCGGTCACCGCCAACCTGATGATTGCCGCTGCGCTGCTGATCGCCACCCCGTTCTTCGTGGTGTTCGGCACGCTGTCGGACCGGATTGGCCGCAAGCCCATCATCATGCTGGGCTGCGTGCTGGCCGTGCTGACCTACTTCCCGGTGTTCAAGGCGCTGACTGCTGCCGCCAACCCCGACCTGGCCGCGGCGCAGGAGCGCAACAAGGTGGTGATCGTTGCCGACCCGGCCGAATGCTCGTTCCAGTTCAATCCGACCGGTACCGCCAAGTTCACCAGCTCGTGCGACGTGGCCAAGCAGGTGCTGGCTTCGGCTTCGGTCAGCTATGACGCCGTCGATGCGCCTGCGGGCACCCCGGCGGTGATCAAGATCGGCACGACCGAGATCCCCAGCTTCTCGGCCAAGGGTCTGACAGCGGAGGAAGCCAAGGCAAAGGACGTGGCGTTCAAGAAGTCGGTCGCCGATGTGCTCAAGGCCGACGGCTATCCGGCCAAGGCGGACCCGGCGAAGATGAACAAGGTGATGATGGTCGTGATCCTGACCTACCTGGTTCTGCTGGTGACCATGGTCTATGGTCCCATTGCCGCGATGCTGGTCGAGCTGTTCCCGACGCGCATCCGCTACACCTCGATGAGCCTGCCGTACCACATCGGCAACGGCTGGTTCGGCGGCCTGCTGCCGACGATGTCGTTTGCCATCGTGGCGCAGACCGGCAACATGTACAGCGGCCTCTGGTATCCGATCATCATTGCCGGCATGACGGCGATCGTCGGCACGCTGTTCGTGCGTGAGACCAAGGACATCGATATCTACGCCGGCGATTGA
- a CDS encoding porin — translation MNNTQRALLAVLAIAGTSAAMAQSSVTIYGRVNTTVERQKLGDVTRSAMENNASRWGIVGSEDLGGGLKAGFQLESGFASDTGVTSPQFFGRQSEVNLSGAFGAVRLGNFISDSYYATADYISMHNHDTGTSADALYAYVMRDVNKIGYRSPKFGGFSAEGAVSLSEKAPGAKNAFDLSANYNAGPLGLGLGYTSNKAVEGVFGAFSGEAEQIALRGSYAVGAFTLGAYYQYATLDNVNGTTADAKRHAYRLAGMYTLGASEFHANFGRAEKIKVGGNTLDGTAANQWTLGYNYNLSKRTKVYGYYTKIDNGSNISYVGGPIGADFSSLAVGVRHNF, via the coding sequence ATGAACAACACTCAACGCGCATTGCTGGCCGTCCTGGCCATCGCTGGCACCTCGGCCGCCATGGCCCAAAGCAGCGTCACCATCTACGGCCGCGTGAACACTACGGTCGAACGCCAAAAGCTCGGCGACGTCACGCGCTCCGCCATGGAAAACAACGCCTCGCGTTGGGGCATCGTGGGTTCGGAAGACCTGGGCGGCGGTCTCAAGGCCGGTTTCCAGCTCGAGAGCGGTTTCGCTTCCGACACGGGTGTGACCTCGCCCCAGTTCTTCGGCCGCCAGAGCGAAGTGAACCTGTCGGGCGCTTTCGGTGCCGTGCGTCTGGGTAACTTCATCTCCGATTCGTACTACGCCACCGCTGACTACATCAGCATGCACAACCACGACACCGGTACTTCGGCCGACGCGCTGTATGCCTACGTGATGCGCGATGTGAACAAGATCGGCTACCGCTCGCCCAAGTTCGGCGGCTTCAGCGCCGAAGGCGCTGTCTCGCTGAGCGAAAAGGCGCCCGGCGCGAAGAACGCTTTCGACCTGTCGGCCAACTACAACGCCGGTCCCCTGGGCCTGGGCCTGGGCTACACCAGCAACAAGGCCGTTGAAGGCGTGTTCGGTGCCTTCTCCGGCGAAGCCGAGCAGATCGCCCTGCGCGGTTCCTATGCTGTGGGTGCCTTCACCCTGGGCGCGTACTACCAGTACGCCACGCTGGACAACGTCAACGGCACGACCGCCGATGCCAAGCGCCACGCCTACCGCCTGGCCGGCATGTACACCCTGGGCGCTTCGGAATTCCACGCCAACTTCGGCCGTGCCGAAAAGATCAAGGTCGGTGGCAACACCCTGGACGGCACCGCTGCCAACCAGTGGACCCTGGGCTACAACTACAACCTGAGCAAGCGCACCAAGGTCTACGGCTACTACACCAAGATCGACAACGGTTCGAACATCAGCTACGTCGGCGGCCCCATCGGTGCCGACTTCAGCTCGCTGGCTGTGGGCGTTCGCCACAACTTCTGA
- a CDS encoding 2-hydroxyacid dehydrogenase, with protein sequence MKITFCCADTHPRAWIEGLRAALPLAELSVWQPGDPQADYAVVWTPPQQFMDEQPGLQAMFNLGAGVDGLLRLKLPAGVPVVRIEDAGMAVQMAEYVCHAVIRHFRELDAYAADMARGEWTFRKPRQRRDFPVGVMGLGVLGQRVAQALAHFEFPVNGWSRSPRQLAGVTTYSGAESLEEFLGASRVLVNLLPLTPDTRDILNAATLSRLQPGAYVINVARGAHLVEEDLLAQLESGHVAGATLDVFRTEPLPADHAFRRDPRITLTPHTSARTLREDCLAQIVGKIAALERGEALTGVVEGTRGY encoded by the coding sequence ATGAAGATCACCTTTTGCTGCGCCGACACCCATCCCCGTGCCTGGATCGAGGGGCTGCGCGCCGCGCTGCCCTTGGCCGAACTGTCGGTCTGGCAGCCCGGCGACCCGCAGGCCGACTACGCCGTGGTCTGGACGCCGCCGCAGCAATTCATGGACGAGCAGCCCGGCCTCCAGGCCATGTTCAACCTGGGCGCAGGGGTCGACGGCCTGCTGCGGCTGAAGCTGCCCGCGGGCGTGCCGGTGGTGCGCATCGAGGATGCGGGTATGGCGGTGCAGATGGCCGAGTATGTGTGCCATGCGGTGATCCGCCACTTCCGCGAACTCGATGCCTATGCGGCCGACATGGCGCGTGGCGAATGGACCTTTCGCAAGCCGCGCCAGCGGCGCGACTTTCCGGTCGGCGTGATGGGTCTGGGCGTGCTGGGCCAGCGCGTGGCGCAGGCGCTTGCGCATTTCGAGTTCCCGGTCAACGGCTGGAGCCGTTCGCCGCGCCAGCTGGCGGGCGTCACGACCTACAGCGGCGCCGAGAGCCTGGAGGAATTCCTCGGCGCGAGCCGGGTGCTTGTCAATCTGCTGCCGCTGACCCCCGATACCCGCGATATCCTCAATGCCGCAACGCTGTCGCGATTGCAGCCCGGCGCCTATGTGATCAACGTCGCGCGCGGCGCGCACCTGGTCGAGGAAGACCTGCTGGCCCAGCTGGAATCGGGCCATGTCGCGGGCGCCACGCTCGACGTGTTCCGCACCGAGCCGCTGCCGGCCGACCACGCCTTCCGGCGCGATCCGCGCATCACGCTCACGCCGCACACCTCGGCGCGCACGCTGCGCGAGGACTGCCTGGCGCAGATCGTCGGCAAGATCGCCGCGCTCGAGCGCGGCGAGGCGCTGACCGGCGTGGTCGAAGGCACGCGCGGCTATTGA
- a CDS encoding DUF1289 domain-containing protein — translation MDIPVALARRAAQVAAEGGFAADFDGVVTSPCISVCRMTADRSHCQGCFRTLEELRAWGKADAATRQAIWVKLLERAGVAHPAQVVSS, via the coding sequence ATCGACATTCCGGTCGCGCTGGCACGGCGCGCGGCGCAGGTCGCGGCCGAAGGCGGCTTTGCCGCGGACTTCGACGGCGTGGTCACCTCGCCCTGCATCAGCGTCTGCCGCATGACGGCCGACCGCAGCCATTGCCAGGGGTGCTTTCGCACGCTGGAAGAACTGCGCGCCTGGGGCAAGGCGGATGCGGCGACGCGGCAGGCGATCTGGGTCAAGCTGCTGGAGCGGGCGGGGGTGGCGCATCCGGCGCAGGTGGTTTCCAGCTAG
- a CDS encoding carboxyl transferase domain-containing protein: protein MGILESRLNSRSADFLANAAAMQAVVQDLRRQVDKILAGGGEAARAKHLARGKLLPRERVQQLLDPGTPFLEVAPLAALDMYDNAAPGAGLIVGIGRVSGIDCMIVCNDATVKGGTYYPMTVKKHLRAQEIAAQNRLPCIYLVDSGGANLPNQDDVFPDREHFGRIFYNQANLSAQGIAQIAVVMGSCTAGGAYVPAMSDESIIVKEQGTIFLGGPPLVKAATGEVVSAEDLGGGDVHTRLSGVADHLAQNDLHALALARTAVSHLNRSKQPDAADAAPVAPRFAAEELYGVIPVDTRKPFDVREIIARIVDDSRFDEFKARFGSTLVCGFARIEGMQVGIIANNGILFSESAVKGAHFIELCCQRKIPLVFLQNITGFMVGRKYENEGIARHGAKLVTAVATAAVPKFTIIIGGSFGAGNYGMCGRAFSPRFLWMWPNARISVMGGEQAASVLATVKRDGIEGRGGQWSAEEEEAFKAPIRQQYEDQGHPYYASARLWDDGVIDPADTRRVLALGLSAARNAPIEDTRFGVFRM from the coding sequence ATGGGCATTCTCGAATCTCGACTCAACTCCCGCTCGGCGGATTTCCTGGCCAATGCGGCCGCCATGCAAGCCGTGGTGCAGGACCTGCGCCGCCAGGTCGACAAGATCCTGGCCGGCGGCGGCGAGGCCGCGCGCGCCAAGCATCTGGCGCGCGGCAAGCTGCTGCCGCGCGAGCGCGTGCAGCAATTGCTCGATCCGGGCACGCCATTCCTCGAAGTCGCGCCGCTGGCCGCGCTCGACATGTACGACAACGCCGCGCCGGGCGCGGGCCTGATCGTCGGCATCGGCCGGGTCAGCGGCATCGATTGCATGATCGTGTGCAACGACGCGACGGTGAAGGGCGGCACCTACTACCCGATGACCGTGAAGAAGCACCTGCGCGCGCAGGAGATCGCGGCGCAGAACCGCCTGCCCTGCATCTACCTCGTCGACTCGGGCGGCGCGAACCTGCCCAACCAGGACGATGTGTTTCCCGACCGCGAGCATTTCGGCCGCATCTTCTACAACCAGGCCAACCTGAGCGCGCAGGGCATTGCGCAGATTGCCGTGGTGATGGGCTCGTGCACGGCCGGCGGCGCCTATGTGCCGGCCATGAGCGACGAGTCGATCATCGTCAAGGAGCAGGGCACGATCTTTCTCGGCGGCCCGCCCCTGGTCAAGGCGGCCACCGGCGAGGTGGTCAGTGCCGAGGACCTGGGCGGCGGCGACGTGCATACCCGGCTCTCGGGCGTGGCCGATCACCTGGCGCAGAACGACCTGCATGCGCTGGCGCTGGCGCGCACCGCGGTCTCGCACCTCAACCGCAGCAAGCAGCCCGACGCCGCCGATGCTGCGCCGGTGGCGCCGCGCTTTGCGGCCGAGGAGTTGTATGGCGTGATTCCGGTCGATACGCGCAAGCCCTTCGATGTGCGCGAGATCATTGCGCGCATCGTCGACGACAGCCGCTTCGACGAGTTCAAGGCGCGCTTCGGCAGCACCCTGGTCTGCGGCTTCGCGCGCATCGAGGGCATGCAGGTGGGCATCATCGCCAACAACGGCATCCTGTTCAGCGAGTCGGCCGTCAAGGGCGCGCATTTCATCGAACTGTGCTGCCAGCGCAAGATCCCGCTGGTGTTCCTGCAGAACATCACCGGCTTCATGGTCGGGCGCAAGTACGAGAACGAAGGCATTGCGCGCCACGGCGCCAAGCTGGTGACGGCGGTGGCGACGGCGGCCGTGCCCAAGTTCACGATCATCATCGGCGGCAGCTTCGGCGCGGGCAACTACGGCATGTGCGGGCGCGCGTTCTCGCCGCGCTTCCTGTGGATGTGGCCCAACGCGCGCATCTCGGTGATGGGCGGCGAGCAGGCGGCGAGCGTGCTGGCGACGGTCAAGCGCGACGGCATCGAGGGCCGCGGCGGCCAGTGGAGCGCCGAGGAGGAAGAAGCGTTCAAGGCGCCGATCCGCCAGCAGTACGAAGACCAGGGCCACCCCTATTACGCCAGCGCCCGCCTCTGGGATGACGGCGTGATCGACCCGGCCGACACGCGCCGCGTGCTGGCGCTGGGCCTTTCGGCCGCGCGCAACGCCCCGATCGAGGACACGCGCTTTGGCGTGTTCCGCATGTAA
- a CDS encoding DsbA family protein, translated as MKHITFHLDFVSPYAWLAFERMPEVLEGLSYTVQYRPVLLGALLQRDGNPGPAGIAAKREWTYRHVHWLGQSLGVPLDMPAEHPFNPLPLLRLALQCSDDGSINRFVAGTLLRHVWQGGQPALDAQRLEGLQQQLQGQLRTDDQAAQRAKDWLRANTDAAAAAGVFGVPAWEVDGRIFWGLDGLPMLRDYLAQAPWFDAAHWEELPRTPSGLKG; from the coding sequence ATGAAACACATCACCTTCCACCTCGATTTCGTTTCCCCCTATGCGTGGCTGGCCTTCGAGCGCATGCCCGAAGTGCTCGAGGGCCTGAGCTACACGGTGCAATACCGCCCGGTGCTGCTGGGCGCGCTGCTCCAGCGCGATGGCAATCCCGGGCCGGCGGGCATTGCGGCCAAGCGGGAATGGACCTATCGCCATGTGCATTGGCTTGGCCAGTCGCTGGGCGTGCCGCTGGACATGCCGGCGGAGCATCCGTTCAACCCCCTGCCGCTGCTGCGGCTGGCGCTGCAATGCAGCGATGACGGCAGCATCAACCGCTTTGTCGCCGGCACGCTGCTGCGCCATGTCTGGCAGGGCGGGCAGCCGGCGCTCGACGCACAGCGCCTCGAGGGGTTGCAACAGCAATTGCAGGGCCAGCTGCGCACCGACGACCAAGCCGCACAGCGCGCCAAGGACTGGCTGCGCGCCAATACCGACGCGGCCGCAGCGGCGGGCGTGTTTGGCGTGCCCGCATGGGAGGTGGATGGCAGGATTTTCTGGGGGCTTGACGGTCTTCCCATGCTGCGCGACTACCTGGCGCAGGCGCCCTGGTTCGATGCCGCGCATTGGGAGGAACTGCCGCGCACGCCGTCAGGGCTCAAAGGCTGA
- a CDS encoding acetyl-CoA carboxylase biotin carboxylase subunit, translating into MFSKILIANRGEIACRVAATARRLGVRTVAVYSDADARAKHVAACDEAVHIGGSAPKDSYLRWERILAAAQATGAQAVHPGYGFLSENEEFAQACADAGLVFIGPPPSAIESMGLKAGSKQLMEKAGVPLVPGYHGSDQDPARLQAEADRIGYPVLIKASAGGGGKGMRAVDRSEDFAAALASCQREAINSFGDDAVLIEKYVQRPRHIEIQVFGDTLGNYVYLFERDCSVQRRHQKVLEEAPAPGMTEALRAQMGAAAVAAARAVNYVGAGTVEFIVEQREGGAMDFFFMEMNTRLQVEHPVTEAITGEDLVEWQLRVASGEPLPKRQDELRIIGHAIEARICAENPDNQFLPSTGTLQVYRKPAASSFSVADVRIDDGVREGDAISPFYDSMIAKLIVRGDNRAQALARLDAALAQTQIVGLATNVQFLRQVLRSPSFAQARLDTALIEREKDVLFHQDPVGVPLAVAAATASALLGEQAQQGADPFSRRDGWQSHGTTGRAWSWVIEGATVNARLRYLPGGALVLALEAQEDLPAVEAPLVFSLADGVLDLEFAGQRTRAQVHRLGEQFHVFTPRGAQTLTGIDLLAHAGEEHAEGGRLTAPMPGKLVSFAVKAGDSVVAGQALAVMEAMKMEHTIAAPHDGVVEELLYQPGDQIGDGAELLRLARA; encoded by the coding sequence ATGTTCAGCAAGATCTTGATTGCCAACCGCGGTGAAATCGCCTGCCGCGTGGCCGCGACGGCGCGGCGCCTGGGCGTGCGCACGGTGGCCGTGTACTCCGATGCCGACGCGCGCGCCAAGCATGTCGCGGCCTGCGACGAGGCCGTGCACATCGGCGGCAGCGCGCCCAAGGACAGCTACCTGCGCTGGGAGCGCATCCTGGCCGCGGCCCAGGCCACGGGCGCGCAGGCCGTGCACCCGGGCTATGGCTTTCTCAGCGAGAACGAGGAGTTCGCCCAGGCCTGCGCCGACGCCGGCCTGGTGTTCATCGGCCCGCCGCCGTCGGCCATCGAGTCGATGGGCCTGAAGGCCGGCTCCAAGCAGCTGATGGAAAAGGCCGGCGTCCCGTTGGTGCCGGGCTACCACGGCAGCGACCAGGACCCGGCGCGGCTGCAGGCCGAGGCCGACCGCATCGGCTATCCGGTGCTGATCAAGGCCAGCGCCGGCGGCGGCGGCAAGGGCATGCGTGCCGTGGACCGCAGCGAGGACTTCGCCGCCGCGCTGGCCAGCTGCCAGCGCGAGGCGATCAACAGTTTCGGCGACGATGCAGTGCTGATCGAGAAATACGTGCAGCGCCCGCGCCACATCGAGATCCAGGTGTTTGGCGACACCCTGGGCAATTACGTCTATCTGTTCGAGCGCGACTGCTCGGTGCAGCGGCGCCACCAGAAGGTGCTGGAGGAAGCACCTGCGCCCGGCATGACCGAGGCGCTGCGCGCGCAGATGGGCGCAGCCGCCGTGGCCGCGGCACGCGCCGTCAACTACGTCGGCGCGGGCACGGTGGAGTTCATCGTCGAGCAGCGCGAAGGCGGCGCGATGGACTTCTTCTTCATGGAGATGAACACCCGGCTGCAGGTCGAGCACCCGGTCACCGAAGCCATCACCGGCGAGGACCTGGTCGAGTGGCAGCTGCGCGTGGCCAGCGGCGAGCCGCTGCCCAAGCGCCAAGACGAGCTGCGCATCATCGGCCATGCGATCGAGGCGCGCATCTGCGCCGAGAACCCCGACAACCAGTTCCTGCCGTCCACCGGCACGCTGCAGGTCTACCGCAAGCCCGCGGCCAGCAGCTTCAGCGTGGCCGATGTGCGCATCGACGACGGCGTGCGCGAAGGCGATGCCATCAGCCCGTTCTACGACTCGATGATCGCCAAGCTGATCGTGCGCGGCGACAACCGCGCGCAGGCGCTGGCGCGGCTCGATGCGGCGCTGGCGCAGACGCAGATCGTCGGCCTGGCCACCAACGTGCAGTTCCTGCGCCAGGTGCTGCGCTCGCCCTCGTTTGCGCAGGCGCGGCTCGATACCGCGCTGATCGAGCGCGAGAAGGACGTGCTGTTCCACCAGGACCCGGTGGGCGTGCCGCTGGCCGTGGCCGCGGCCACCGCCAGCGCGCTGCTGGGCGAGCAGGCGCAGCAGGGCGCCGATCCGTTCAGCCGGCGCGATGGCTGGCAGTCGCATGGCACGACCGGGCGTGCCTGGTCCTGGGTGATCGAGGGCGCGACCGTGAATGCGCGCCTGCGCTACCTGCCCGGCGGCGCGCTGGTGCTGGCGCTGGAAGCGCAGGAGGACCTGCCGGCGGTGGAGGCACCGCTGGTGTTCTCCTTGGCCGACGGCGTGCTGGACCTGGAGTTCGCGGGCCAGCGCACGCGCGCGCAGGTGCACCGCCTGGGCGAGCAGTTCCACGTGTTCACGCCGCGCGGCGCGCAGACGCTGACCGGCATCGACCTGCTGGCGCATGCGGGCGAGGAGCACGCCGAAGGCGGGCGCCTCACCGCGCCGATGCCGGGCAAGCTGGTGTCGTTTGCCGTCAAGGCCGGCGACAGCGTGGTGGCCGGACAGGCCCTCGCGGTGATGGAGGCGATGAAGATGGAGCACACCATTGCCGCGCCGCATGACGGCGTGGTCGAGGAACTGCTGTACCAGCCTGGCGACCAGATCGGCGATGGCGCCGAACTGCTGCGGCTGGCGCGCGCGTAA